A stretch of Pseudomonas sp. CCC3.1 DNA encodes these proteins:
- the edd gene encoding phosphogluconate dehydratase encodes MHPRVLEVTERLIARSRATREAYLALIRGAASDGPQRGKLQCANFAHGVAGCGTEDKNSLKLMNAANVAIVSSYNDMLSAHQPYEHFPEQIKQALREMGSVGQFAGGTPAMCDGVTQGEAGMELSLLSREVIALSTAVALSHNMFDGALMLGICDKIVPGLLMGALRFGHLPTIFVPGGPMPSGISNKEKADVRQRYAEGKASREELLESEMKSYHSPGTCTFYGTANTNQLLMEVMGLHLPGASFVNPYTPLRDALTREAAHQVTRLTKQNGDFMPLGEIVDERSLVNSIVALHATGGSTNHTLHMPAIAMAAGIQLTWQDMADLSEVVPTLSHVYPNGKADINHFQAAGGMAFLIRELLEAGLLHENVNTVAGHGLSRYTREPFLVDGNLVWRDGPIESLDESILRPVARAFSPEGGLRVMEGNLGRGVMKVSAVAPEHQIVEAPARVFQDQQQLADAFKAGELEHDFVAVMRFQGPRSNGMPELHKMTPFLGVLQDRGFKVALITDGRMSGASGKIPAAIHVSPEASIGGALARVQDGDLIRVDGVKGTLQLLVDEAEFAARTPAVGTLSNAVGTGRELFAFMRQAFSSAEQGASTFTSALENLK; translated from the coding sequence ATGCATCCCCGCGTTCTTGAAGTCACCGAGCGTCTTATTGCCCGCAGTCGTGCAACCCGCGAGGCGTATCTGGCGCTTATTCGCGGTGCAGCCAGCGACGGTCCGCAACGCGGCAAGCTGCAATGTGCCAACTTCGCCCATGGCGTGGCCGGGTGTGGCACGGAAGATAAAAACAGCCTGAAACTGATGAACGCAGCCAACGTGGCAATTGTTTCGTCATATAACGACATGCTCTCGGCGCATCAGCCCTACGAGCACTTCCCTGAGCAAATCAAACAAGCGCTGCGTGAAATGGGTTCCGTGGGCCAGTTCGCCGGTGGCACGCCCGCTATGTGTGATGGCGTGACCCAAGGCGAAGCGGGGATGGAACTGAGCCTGTTGAGCCGCGAAGTGATCGCGCTGTCGACCGCCGTTGCGCTGTCGCACAACATGTTTGATGGCGCATTGATGCTGGGAATCTGCGACAAGATCGTGCCGGGCCTGTTGATGGGCGCGCTGCGCTTCGGCCATCTGCCAACGATCTTTGTTCCGGGCGGGCCAATGCCGTCGGGCATTTCCAACAAGGAAAAAGCCGACGTACGCCAACGCTACGCCGAAGGCAAAGCCAGCCGTGAAGAACTGCTGGAATCGGAAATGAAGTCCTACCACAGCCCTGGCACTTGCACGTTTTATGGCACCGCCAACACCAATCAGTTGCTGATGGAAGTGATGGGCCTGCACTTGCCGGGCGCGTCTTTCGTCAATCCTTACACGCCACTGCGCGATGCACTGACTCGCGAAGCCGCGCACCAAGTGACCCGTCTGACCAAGCAAAACGGCGACTTCATGCCGTTGGGCGAGATCGTGGACGAGCGTTCACTGGTCAACTCCATCGTCGCGCTGCATGCCACTGGCGGTTCCACCAACCACACCTTGCACATGCCGGCGATTGCCATGGCGGCCGGTATTCAGCTGACCTGGCAAGACATGGCCGACCTGTCCGAGGTGGTGCCAACCCTGTCCCATGTGTATCCAAATGGCAAAGCCGACATCAACCACTTCCAGGCCGCGGGCGGTATGGCGTTCCTGATTCGCGAGTTGCTTGAGGCTGGCCTGCTGCATGAAAACGTCAACACTGTGGCCGGTCATGGCCTGAGCCGTTACACCCGTGAACCGTTCCTCGTGGACGGCAATCTGGTATGGCGTGATGGCCCGATTGAAAGCCTCGACGAATCGATCTTGCGTCCGGTGGCTCGTGCGTTTTCGCCTGAGGGCGGGTTGCGGGTGATGGAAGGTAACCTGGGGCGCGGGGTGATGAAGGTCTCGGCGGTTGCGCCAGAGCACCAGATTGTTGAAGCCCCGGCGCGGGTGTTTCAGGACCAGCAGCAACTGGCCGACGCCTTCAAGGCCGGTGAACTGGAACACGACTTTGTCGCGGTGATGCGCTTTCAGGGCCCGCGTTCGAACGGCATGCCCGAGCTGCACAAAATGACCCCGTTCCTCGGCGTGTTGCAGGATCGCGGCTTCAAAGTGGCGCTGATTACCGACGGACGGATGTCCGGCGCGTCGGGCAAAATTCCGGCAGCCATTCACGTCAGCCCCGAAGCTTCGATTGGCGGCGCCCTGGCGCGAGTCCAGGACGGCGATCTGATTCGGGTCGATGGCGTAAAAGGTACGTTGCAACTGCTGGTAGATGAGGCAGAATTCGCGGCGCGCACCCCGGCCGTTGGCACCTTGAGTAATGCCGTCGGCACTGGGCGTGAGTTGTTTGCGTTTATGCGTCAGGCCTTCAGTTCGGCTGAGCAGGGCGCGAGTACCTTTACCTCGGCTCTGGAAAACCTGAAATGA
- the gap gene encoding type I glyceraldehyde-3-phosphate dehydrogenase, whose translation MTLRIAINGFGRIGRNVLRALYTQGYRQDLQIVAINDLGDSSINAHLLKYDTVHGTFDATVEHDQESLTVNGDRINVTAIRNPAELPWAALKIDVVFECTGFFTERNKAEAHITAGARKVIISAPGKNADATVVYGVNHDILRQSHQIISNASCTTNCLAPVAQILHREFGIENGLMTTIHAYTNDQNLTDVYHTDPYRARSATQNMIPSKTGAAEAVGLVLPELAGKLTGMAVRVPVINVSLVDLTVELKREVTAAEVNAVFKEASQHSKVLGYNSLPLVSSDFNHNPLSSIFDANHTKVSGKLLKVLAWYDNEWGFSNRMLDNCLALHNAE comes from the coding sequence ATGACACTACGAATCGCAATCAATGGTTTTGGCCGGATCGGCCGTAACGTCCTGCGAGCACTGTATACCCAAGGCTACCGACAGGACTTGCAGATCGTCGCCATCAACGATTTGGGCGACAGTTCGATCAACGCTCATCTGCTCAAGTACGACACGGTTCATGGCACATTCGACGCCACCGTTGAGCATGACCAAGAAAGCCTGACCGTCAATGGTGACCGCATCAATGTGACAGCCATTCGTAATCCGGCTGAGCTGCCATGGGCTGCGCTGAAGATTGACGTGGTGTTTGAATGCACCGGGTTTTTCACTGAACGCAACAAGGCTGAAGCACACATTACCGCTGGCGCCCGCAAGGTGATTATCTCCGCACCGGGCAAAAACGCCGATGCGACAGTGGTCTATGGCGTAAACCACGACATTCTGCGCCAATCGCATCAGATTATTTCCAATGCATCCTGCACCACGAACTGCCTGGCGCCGGTAGCACAAATTCTGCACCGTGAATTTGGCATTGAAAACGGCTTGATGACCACCATCCACGCCTACACCAATGACCAGAACCTGACCGACGTGTATCACACCGACCCGTACCGCGCGCGCTCGGCAACCCAGAACATGATCCCGAGCAAAACCGGCGCCGCCGAAGCGGTGGGTCTGGTGTTGCCAGAACTGGCCGGCAAGTTGACCGGCATGGCCGTACGCGTACCGGTGATCAACGTGTCACTGGTCGACCTGACCGTTGAGCTGAAACGCGAAGTCACGGCAGCCGAAGTCAACGCCGTGTTCAAAGAAGCCAGCCAACACTCCAAGGTACTGGGTTACAACAGCCTGCCACTGGTTTCCAGCGACTTTAATCACAACCCGCTTTCGTCGATTTTCGACGCCAATCACACCAAAGTCAGCGGCAAACTGCTGAAAGTGCTGGCGTGGTACGACAATGAGTGGGGCTTCTCCAACCGTATGCTCGACAACTGCCTGGCGCTGCACAACGCGGAGTAA
- a CDS encoding methylglyoxal synthase produces MIGISFTTATLAARKRIALVAHDHCKGFLLDWAERHQAQLSQHDLCATGTTGLLLSQRLGLPIESMISGPLGGDQQVGARIAEQKVDMLVFFWDPFEPQPHDPDIKALLRVAAVWNIPVASNECTADYLLSSPLMDQPHEHRIPDYAAYLKGRV; encoded by the coding sequence ATGATCGGTATCAGCTTCACCACGGCTACCTTGGCGGCGCGCAAGCGTATCGCCCTGGTGGCCCACGATCACTGCAAAGGTTTTTTGCTGGACTGGGCCGAACGCCACCAGGCACAACTCAGCCAGCACGACCTGTGCGCCACTGGCACCACCGGCCTGTTGCTCAGCCAACGCCTGGGGCTGCCGATCGAAAGCATGATCAGCGGCCCACTGGGCGGCGATCAGCAGGTTGGCGCACGGATCGCTGAGCAGAAAGTCGACATGCTGGTGTTTTTCTGGGACCCGTTCGAGCCACAGCCCCACGACCCGGACATCAAAGCCCTGCTGCGCGTAGCGGCGGTCTGGAACATTCCGGTGGCAAGCAATGAATGCACGGCTGACTACTTGCTCAGCAGCCCCCTGATGGACCAGCCGCACGAGCACCGCATTCCGGATTACGCCGCGTATTTGAAAGGGCGCGTATAA
- a CDS encoding RNA polymerase sigma factor: MSQSHFNQVFLTQRVTLLRTLQRMVHNPSTAEDLLQETYLRVTRALSERTVEHLEPFVFQTARNLALDHLRARRIQARTVVEDVPMEVIEGIASPLSTPEEAHQAAQLLERLSVSLSQLSARQQRIFILSRLHGCSYQEIAQELDVSLSTVQKELKLIMAICIGVADRLNRP; this comes from the coding sequence GTGAGTCAGTCCCACTTCAATCAAGTCTTCCTTACTCAGCGGGTGACCTTGCTGCGCACGTTACAGCGGATGGTGCATAACCCCAGTACCGCCGAGGACTTGCTGCAAGAGACTTACCTGCGGGTAACCCGCGCCTTGAGCGAGCGCACAGTCGAGCATCTGGAACCGTTTGTCTTTCAGACAGCGCGCAATCTGGCGCTCGATCATCTGCGTGCCCGCCGCATTCAGGCGCGCACGGTGGTTGAAGATGTCCCGATGGAAGTCATTGAAGGGATTGCCTCCCCGCTCAGCACCCCGGAAGAGGCCCATCAAGCCGCGCAATTACTGGAGCGTTTGAGTGTGAGCCTGAGCCAATTGAGCGCACGCCAGCAGCGTATTTTTATTCTCAGCCGCCTGCATGGCTGCAGCTATCAAGAGATTGCCCAAGAGCTTGACGTCTCATTGAGTACGGTTCAGAAGGAACTGAAATTGATCATGGCAATCTGCATCGGGGTAGCCGACAGGCTTAATCGGCCTTAA
- a CDS encoding FecR family protein, producing the protein MTDTHQSAAPEPAHKVLQDSAMDQALDWLITLECASDEQKTDFNTWLNADPAHAQAFAKATAIWNGQPVLDAAQTLQTRRTPSLLRRISRHWKHVAAAAVLVLTVGGYSNVPLRLQADHLTVIGERQRLQLEDGSKVLLNTNSAFSSKVVNAQSSARLYQGEAFFEIPANLEFPMVLDAGPVRVSVRDTAFAVSYLNGEAQVRVQRGDVDLRVNSVGAQMRLSAGNSVSIGPNGFSRTTKLNPQTDLAWVQGRLVFENCPMGKVLDEVRRYYPGWIVNNNEKLAHVAVTGNYRLDQPLDIVRSLAHITSSSVSEFPALVILN; encoded by the coding sequence GTGACGGACACTCACCAATCTGCTGCGCCTGAACCGGCGCACAAGGTGCTGCAAGACAGCGCCATGGATCAGGCACTGGACTGGCTGATTACCCTTGAGTGTGCGAGCGACGAACAGAAAACCGATTTCAACACCTGGCTGAATGCCGACCCGGCGCATGCCCAAGCCTTTGCCAAAGCCACCGCCATCTGGAACGGGCAACCGGTGCTGGATGCCGCGCAAACCCTGCAAACCCGTCGAACGCCTAGCCTGCTGCGCCGTATCAGCAGGCATTGGAAGCACGTGGCTGCGGCGGCTGTGCTGGTTCTGACGGTGGGGGGTTACAGCAATGTGCCGTTACGCCTGCAAGCCGATCACCTGACCGTGATAGGCGAGCGCCAGCGCCTGCAACTCGAAGACGGCTCAAAAGTGCTGCTCAATACCAATTCGGCCTTTTCCAGCAAAGTGGTCAACGCTCAATCCAGTGCCCGCCTCTATCAGGGCGAAGCGTTTTTTGAGATCCCGGCCAATCTTGAGTTTCCGATGGTGCTGGATGCCGGGCCGGTGCGCGTCAGCGTGCGCGATACCGCCTTTGCCGTGAGCTACCTCAATGGCGAAGCGCAGGTACGGGTGCAACGCGGTGATGTGGATTTGCGGGTGAACAGTGTCGGCGCGCAAATGCGCTTGTCGGCCGGTAACAGCGTCAGCATCGGCCCCAACGGTTTCAGCCGTACCACCAAGCTCAACCCCCAGACCGACCTGGCCTGGGTTCAAGGCCGACTGGTGTTTGAAAACTGCCCGATGGGCAAAGTGCTGGATGAAGTGCGGCGCTATTACCCCGGCTGGATCGTCAACAACAACGAAAAGCTGGCCCATGTAGCCGTCACCGGCAACTACCGCCTCGACCAGCCGCTAGACATCGTGCGTTCCCTCGCCCACATCACCTCAAGCAGCGTCTCTGAGTTCCCCGCGCTGGTCATTCTTAATTAG
- a CDS encoding TonB-dependent receptor, translating to MPTRFNNRSSSNARTGGLHQCTLSLLTVAMLLAGVQAAPALAATDPQPASRTVGNYKFAIAQQPLASALNDFSSVTGWQVGLPAELAQDVSSPGVRGSLTPEKALDRLLTGTNLTYRKLSNNNIVLETRSATSGTLALQQVTISATRNAQDVSAVPSTVTVHDRLDLDRENVNTIKDLVRYEPGVSVGGAGQRGGITGYNIRGIDGDRILTQIDGVEIPDSFFNGPYAQTQRNYVDPEIVKSVEILRGPASVLYGSNAIGGAVSYFTLDPDDIIKPGQDVGARLKAGYSSADRSWLKSGTVAGRSGDFDGLLHFSQRDGHDTESYGDRGGNGLARTAANPEDVRTTNVLAKAGWNYNDDDRLAFTYEKYKSHDDVNVKSAVGGPYNNGQALGMYRSRTGTDTVSRERFGLVNTMALDSLVADHIKTSLNYQIAKTDESTLENYFPFSRNVMRTRDTNYQEKQWVLDAQADKAFSIGETDHLLTYGATLKNQKVTSSRSGSGTCLAVGAGCTAVGANSPSDYLAKSSDFPDPTINTYSLFAQDQISWNDWTFSPSLRYDYTRLTPHITQEFLNTIPASERANVSDEKKVWHRVSPKFGLTYALTEQYTWYGQYAEGFRTPTAKSLYGTFENLAAGYKVAANPNLEPEKSKSFETGLRGKFEAGTFDVAVFYNKYRDFINEDAITPGYSETTFQSNNIKHATIKGAEVKGQLNLDVFGAPKGLYTRGSVAYAHGKNEDNGEPINSVNPLKAVMGLGYEQQAYGALVSWTLVKRKDQVDDTSFFAPDGTSKQFKSPGYGVLDLTGFYKVTKDVTVNAGLYNLTDKKYWNWDDVRGYDSVGEAGVLNPANMDRLTAPGRNFSVNLVWDI from the coding sequence ATGCCCACACGTTTCAACAACCGGTCTTCATCCAACGCCCGCACTGGCGGCTTGCACCAGTGCACATTGTCGTTGTTGACCGTTGCCATGCTTCTGGCTGGCGTACAGGCCGCACCGGCCTTGGCCGCAACCGATCCGCAGCCAGCCAGTCGCACCGTGGGCAATTACAAGTTTGCGATCGCTCAGCAGCCACTCGCATCTGCCTTGAATGACTTCAGCAGCGTGACCGGCTGGCAAGTCGGCCTGCCGGCAGAGCTGGCACAGGATGTATCCTCACCGGGCGTACGTGGCTCTCTGACCCCGGAAAAAGCCCTGGATCGCCTGCTCACCGGCACCAACCTGACTTACCGCAAGCTGAGCAACAACAACATCGTGCTCGAAACACGCAGCGCGACCTCCGGCACCCTGGCCTTGCAGCAAGTCACCATCAGTGCCACGCGTAACGCGCAAGACGTCAGCGCCGTACCCAGCACCGTGACCGTTCATGACCGCCTGGATCTGGACCGCGAAAACGTTAACACCATCAAGGATCTGGTTCGCTATGAGCCCGGTGTTTCGGTAGGCGGCGCCGGTCAGCGCGGCGGTATCACCGGCTACAACATTCGCGGCATCGACGGCGACCGAATCCTGACCCAAATTGATGGCGTTGAAATCCCGGACTCGTTCTTCAACGGCCCTTACGCCCAGACCCAACGCAACTACGTTGACCCTGAAATCGTCAAAAGCGTTGAAATCCTTCGTGGCCCGGCGTCCGTGCTGTACGGCAGCAACGCCATTGGTGGTGCCGTCAGCTACTTCACCCTTGATCCGGATGACATCATCAAGCCGGGCCAGGATGTCGGCGCCCGCCTGAAGGCCGGTTACAGCTCGGCTGATCGCAGCTGGCTCAAATCGGGCACCGTGGCCGGTCGCTCGGGTGACTTCGACGGTTTACTGCACTTTAGCCAGCGCGATGGCCACGACACCGAGTCTTACGGCGATCGTGGCGGCAATGGCCTGGCCCGTACCGCGGCCAACCCGGAAGACGTGAGAACCACCAACGTGCTGGCCAAGGCAGGCTGGAATTACAACGATGACGACCGTCTGGCCTTCACTTACGAGAAGTACAAAAGCCACGACGACGTCAATGTGAAAAGCGCCGTGGGCGGCCCGTACAACAACGGTCAAGCACTGGGCATGTACCGCTCGCGTACCGGCACCGACACGGTGAGCCGTGAACGCTTCGGCCTGGTCAACACCATGGCTCTCGACAGCCTGGTTGCTGATCACATCAAGACCAGCCTGAACTACCAGATCGCCAAAACCGATGAGAGCACGCTGGAAAATTACTTCCCGTTCTCCCGTAACGTCATGCGTACACGAGATACCAACTACCAAGAGAAACAGTGGGTACTCGACGCCCAGGCGGACAAGGCCTTCAGCATCGGTGAAACCGATCATTTGCTGACTTACGGCGCCACCCTGAAAAACCAGAAAGTCACCAGTTCGCGCAGCGGCTCGGGTACTTGCCTGGCAGTGGGTGCAGGCTGCACGGCGGTCGGCGCCAACAGCCCATCTGATTATCTGGCCAAGTCCAGCGACTTCCCGGACCCAACCATCAACACCTATAGCCTGTTCGCCCAGGACCAGATCAGCTGGAACGACTGGACGTTCTCGCCGAGCTTGCGTTACGACTACACGCGCCTGACGCCGCACATTACCCAGGAATTCCTCAACACGATTCCGGCGAGCGAACGCGCCAACGTCAGTGACGAGAAAAAAGTCTGGCACCGCGTATCGCCAAAATTCGGCCTGACTTACGCCCTGACCGAGCAGTACACCTGGTACGGCCAATACGCGGAAGGTTTCCGTACCCCGACTGCCAAATCGTTGTACGGCACCTTTGAAAACCTGGCAGCCGGTTACAAAGTGGCGGCCAACCCGAACCTGGAACCGGAAAAAAGCAAAAGCTTCGAAACGGGTCTGCGTGGCAAGTTTGAGGCTGGCACATTTGATGTAGCGGTGTTCTACAACAAATACCGCGACTTCATTAACGAAGACGCCATCACCCCCGGCTATAGCGAAACCACCTTCCAGAGCAACAACATCAAACACGCCACCATCAAGGGTGCCGAGGTTAAAGGTCAGCTCAACCTGGATGTATTCGGTGCACCTAAAGGCCTGTACACACGTGGCTCGGTGGCCTATGCCCACGGTAAAAACGAAGACAACGGCGAGCCAATCAACAGCGTCAACCCTCTGAAAGCCGTTATGGGCTTGGGTTACGAACAGCAAGCGTACGGCGCCCTGGTCAGCTGGACACTGGTTAAACGAAAAGACCAAGTGGATGACACCAGCTTCTTTGCCCCGGACGGCACCAGCAAACAATTCAAGTCGCCTGGCTATGGCGTGCTCGACCTGACGGGCTTCTACAAAGTCACCAAGGACGTCACCGTCAACGCGGGCCTGTACAACCTGACCGACAAGAAATACTGGAACTGGGATGACGTGCGCGGCTACGACAGCGTCGGTGAAGCGGGCGTGCTCAACCCTGCCAACATGGACCGTTTGACCGCTCCAGGCCGTAACTTCTCGGTCAATCTGGTCTGGGACATCTGA
- a CDS encoding biliverdin-producing heme oxygenase, which yields MTTPDTAARPALRSQRLNQITNEPHQKLDALVKAHKPFETRENFARFVVAQYLFQSELQSLYTDAALQEIVPDLPARCRAEQAKADLADLNTAVPGPVAGAVNAPSKAEALGWIFVSEGSKLGAAFLIKRAVALELSETFGARHLGEPAGGRAEGWKSFVKTLDGLELSAEEEADLDKGAVAAFERFTVLLEHAYAAEPELA from the coding sequence ATGACCACTCCAGATACCGCAGCGCGTCCTGCCTTGCGTTCTCAACGTTTGAACCAGATCACCAACGAGCCGCATCAAAAGCTCGACGCGCTGGTCAAGGCACACAAGCCCTTTGAAACCCGCGAGAATTTCGCCCGCTTCGTCGTGGCCCAGTACCTGTTTCAATCCGAGCTGCAATCGCTGTACACCGACGCAGCCCTGCAGGAAATCGTTCCTGATCTGCCGGCGCGTTGCCGTGCAGAACAAGCCAAGGCTGACCTGGCTGACCTGAACACTGCCGTTCCTGGGCCTGTTGCCGGTGCCGTCAACGCGCCAAGCAAAGCCGAAGCCTTGGGCTGGATCTTTGTGTCGGAAGGCTCCAAGCTTGGCGCCGCGTTTCTGATCAAGCGTGCAGTGGCGCTGGAACTGAGCGAAACGTTTGGCGCTCGCCACTTGGGCGAACCTGCTGGCGGCCGCGCTGAAGGCTGGAAAAGCTTCGTCAAAACCCTCGACGGCCTGGAACTGAGTGCCGAAGAAGAAGCTGATCTGGACAAAGGTGCAGTAGCCGCCTTTGAACGTTTTACCGTATTACTGGAACATGCTTACGCTGCTGAGCCTGAACTGGCCTAA
- a CDS encoding YbaN family protein — protein MTHPTQSSSKIARVLFGVLAYVSLGIGLIAIVIPGLPTTEFILLAAWAATKSSPRLSAWLENHRLFGPILFNWRNGKIIQRKAKVSATISMLLCAGLMLYVLDHGWPVFLAIAGMSMGNLWIWSRPERLPLVAATTDKPL, from the coding sequence ATGACACACCCAACTCAATCCTCATCCAAAATCGCCCGCGTCCTGTTTGGAGTGCTGGCCTACGTAAGCTTGGGCATTGGCCTGATCGCCATTGTGATTCCTGGCTTGCCGACCACCGAATTCATTTTGCTCGCCGCCTGGGCCGCGACCAAAAGCTCCCCGCGCCTGAGTGCCTGGCTCGAAAATCACCGTTTGTTTGGTCCAATCCTGTTCAACTGGCGCAACGGTAAAATCATCCAGCGCAAAGCCAAAGTCAGCGCCACCATCAGCATGCTGCTGTGCGCCGGGTTAATGCTTTACGTACTTGATCACGGCTGGCCGGTGTTCCTGGCCATTGCTGGCATGAGCATGGGCAACCTGTGGATCTGGTCACGGCCAGAACGGCTGCCCTTGGTCGCCGCAACGACTGATAAACCTTTGTAG
- the arcD gene encoding arginine-ornithine antiporter, with product MSQQTQKLRLNALIALVVGSMIGGGIFSLPQNIAERAAGGAVLIGWSITAVGMLALAFVFQTLANRKPELDSGVYAYAKAGFGDYMGFSSAWGYWISAWMGNVGYFVLLFSTLGYFVPVFGQGNTPIAIGCASVLLWSVHFLVLRGIKEAAFINQLTTVAKIVPIVMFIVLAAVAFKADIFVEDFWGAEMPSLGSVMDQVRNMMLVTVFVFIGIEGASVYSGRAEKRSDVGKATVIGFLGVLALLVLVNVLSLGIMTQPELAGLQNPSMAGVLKHVVGEWGAILISIGLAISLLGALLSWALLCAEILFATARDKTMPAFLRKENANHVPVNALWLTNVMIQVFLIITLVSSGTYTTLIYLASSMILVPYFWSAAYAVLLCVRGETYKLASRRRAKDLLVGAIAMIYAMWLLYAAGPKYLLFSALLYAPGIFLFAKAKREQGEPLFKGAEPIIFGAVVIAALGAGYALYSGALTL from the coding sequence ATGTCACAGCAGACACAGAAGCTTCGACTCAACGCCCTGATTGCGTTAGTCGTCGGCTCGATGATTGGTGGCGGCATCTTTTCGCTGCCACAAAATATTGCGGAGCGTGCTGCTGGCGGTGCCGTGTTGATCGGGTGGTCCATCACCGCTGTGGGGATGCTGGCGCTGGCTTTCGTGTTCCAGACGCTGGCCAACCGCAAGCCGGAACTGGACTCCGGGGTGTATGCCTACGCCAAGGCTGGTTTTGGCGACTACATGGGTTTCTCGTCTGCCTGGGGTTATTGGATCAGCGCCTGGATGGGCAACGTTGGCTACTTTGTGCTGCTGTTCAGCACCTTGGGCTATTTCGTGCCGGTGTTTGGTCAGGGCAACACACCGATTGCCATTGGCTGCGCCTCGGTATTGCTTTGGAGTGTGCATTTTCTGGTCCTGCGCGGCATCAAGGAGGCCGCGTTTATCAACCAGTTGACCACCGTCGCGAAAATTGTGCCGATCGTGATGTTCATCGTGTTGGCCGCGGTCGCGTTTAAAGCGGACATTTTTGTTGAGGATTTTTGGGGCGCTGAAATGCCCAGCCTGGGCAGCGTGATGGACCAGGTGCGCAACATGATGCTGGTCACCGTGTTTGTGTTTATCGGGATCGAGGGCGCCAGTGTCTATTCAGGGCGGGCCGAAAAACGCTCGGATGTGGGCAAGGCCACGGTGATTGGCTTTTTGGGCGTGCTGGCCTTGCTGGTGCTGGTGAACGTGCTGTCGCTGGGCATCATGACCCAGCCTGAACTGGCGGGCTTGCAGAACCCCTCGATGGCCGGTGTGCTCAAGCATGTGGTCGGCGAGTGGGGCGCGATCCTGATCAGTATCGGGCTGGCCATTTCGTTGCTCGGGGCGTTGTTGTCGTGGGCGTTACTGTGCGCCGAGATTCTGTTCGCTACGGCCAGGGACAAAACCATGCCCGCGTTCCTGAGGAAGGAAAACGCCAACCATGTGCCGGTCAACGCCTTGTGGCTGACCAACGTGATGATCCAGGTGTTCTTGATCATCACGCTGGTGTCGTCGGGCACCTACACCACGCTGATCTACCTCGCTTCATCGATGATTCTGGTGCCTTACTTCTGGTCGGCCGCGTATGCGGTGCTGCTGTGCGTGCGCGGCGAGACCTACAAGCTGGCCAGTCGGCGGCGGGCCAAGGATCTGCTGGTGGGGGCCATCGCGATGATTTACGCGATGTGGTTGCTGTATGCGGCGGGGCCAAAATACTTGCTGTTTTCGGCCTTGCTCTACGCGCCGGGGATTTTTCTGTTCGCTAAAGCCAAGCGTGAGCAGGGAGAGCCGCTGTTCAAGGGCGCGGAGCCGATAATCTTCGGGGCGGTGGTGATTGCTGCACTGGGGGCGGGGTATGCGCTGTACAGCGGGGCGTTGACGCTATAA